The Spiroplasma citri genome has a segment encoding these proteins:
- a CDS encoding DUF3627 domain-containing protein yields MYQKPSYKKNINVENCFIRREFIVFRTDKASFINLPNHNRHIGFWLSNKFIYPSEKNCNQVAIGLIYDNYYSIVKYDENLKRNIWKSLTGTELINLYNQYKQNYSTNMKKALFSSEPKKVKTNKNNFTNLSVEKKEQLIKDLKSLN; encoded by the coding sequence ATGTATCAGAAACCAAGTTATAAGAAGAATATTAACGTAGAAAATTGCTTTATTCGAAGAGAATTTATAGTTTTTAGAACAGATAAAGCTTCATTTATAAATTTACCTAATCATAATCGTCATATTGGTTTTTGATTGAGTAATAAGTTTATTTATCCGAGTGAAAAAAATTGTAATCAAGTAGCAATCGGTTTGATTTATGATAATTATTATTCTATTGTAAAATATGATGAAAATTTAAAGCGTAATATTTGAAAGAGTTTAACTGGAACGGAATTAATTAATTTATATAATCAATATAAACAAAATTACTCTACTAATATGAAAAAAGCATTATTTTCAAGTGAACCTAAAAAAGTAAAAACAAATAAAAATAATTTCACAAATTTAAGTGTTGAAAAAAAAGAACAATTAATTAAAGACTTAAAAAGTTTAAATTAA
- a CDS encoding DNA-methyltransferase, translating to MFKTNLGKLINGDALEFIKTLENDSVDLILTDPPYLYNLSKRENEQKNEKSNITKSINKYINAIYDNNLHNSFDINTYLDEFYRISKNKFILIWMNRQQIIDYLDWVRKKDMLYDFILWNKTNPMPTNNHIYQDKEYCMIIYSKKHRIPNYKNDYESKKTIFNYSIGKKLTRHPTEKPLYIFNRLISKYSKENDLILDCFLGSGTTAYACEQLKRKWLGCEINNEYYKIIKKRLKDIQFKFEF from the coding sequence ATGTTTAAAACAAATTTAGGAAAATTAATAAATGGAGATGCTTTGGAATTTATAAAGACATTAGAAAACGATAGTGTTGATTTAATACTAACTGATCCGCCCTATTTATATAATTTATCAAAAAGAGAAAACGAACAAAAAAATGAAAAAAGCAATATAACCAAAAGCATAAATAAATATATTAATGCTATCTATGATAATAATTTACATAATTCATTTGATATAAATACTTATTTAGATGAGTTTTATCGAATTTCAAAAAATAAATTTATTTTAATTTGAATGAATAGACAACAAATTATAGATTATTTAGATTGAGTTCGTAAAAAAGATATGCTTTATGATTTTATCCTTTGAAACAAAACAAATCCAATGCCAACTAATAATCATATTTATCAAGATAAAGAATATTGTATGATAATTTATTCTAAAAAACATCGAATTCCGAATTATAAAAATGATTATGAAAGTAAAAAAACAATTTTTAATTATTCAATCGGAAAAAAATTAACAAGACACCCAACAGAAAAACCATTATATATATTTAATCGATTAATTAGTAAATATAGTAAAGAAAATGATTTAATTTTAGATTGTTTTTTAGGAAGTGGTACAACCGCGTATGCTTGTGAACAGTTAAAACGAAAGTGATTGGGTTGTGAAATAAATAATGAATATTACAAAATAATTAAAAAAAGATTAAAAGATATTCAGTTTAAATTTGAATTTTAA
- a CDS encoding pentapeptide repeat-containing protein, giving the protein MKTLQDLIKDLTDIIVEEQKINDYLEYEILDLQGADLRGVNLSFADLCYSKLQDVDLRYAGLKNIKITRQQLDQLTVIGEDK; this is encoded by the coding sequence ATGAAAACATTACAAGATTTAATTAAAGATTTAACAGACATTATTGTTGAAGAACAAAAAATAAATGATTATTTAGAATATGAAATATTAGATTTACAAGGTGCTGATTTACGAGGTGTTAATTTATCTTTTGCTGATTTATGTTATTCTAAATTACAAGATGTTGATTTACGTTATGCTGGTTTAAAAAATATTAAAATAACACGACAACAATTAGACCAATTAACTGTTATTGGGGAGGATAAATAA